One genomic window of Punica granatum isolate Tunisia-2019 chromosome 1, ASM765513v2, whole genome shotgun sequence includes the following:
- the LOC116187473 gene encoding peregrin has product MDASKLRSLPPAKRFSAMHRSRDKENMDTPSNSNSTSTSPSHLPLPAKKRKESRHFSTPPEDPLAPIGLTTTTTTSYCLPAKKRVWAFRPEFEFTPLSPIDLNVEYKPPLGHPPPPPRPCADDEATRADPKIIRGKDQDRGVVKKECSASVCSVDEDAREFAPREDEITEGEDKNDATANDDDDGIICAICQSTDGDPKDPIVFCDGCDLMVHTSCYGSPLTQGIPEGDWFCNQCLAAPKGRNADTFLCCLCPTKGGALKSTADGRWAHVVCALFVPEVFFHDSEGRDGIDCSKVPARRWDRRCYVCEGTSGCALDCSEPKCPLSFHVTCGLKEDLCIEYKEGKGKGAVVAGFCKRHTELWEKQQQTGKFKIVAREEQQYSIPRGPKFNAMMT; this is encoded by the exons ATGGATGCCTCCAAGCTCAGGAGCCTACCTCCCGCCAAGAGGTTCAGCGCGATGCACCGAAGTCGCGACAAGGAGAACATGGATACCCCCTCCAACTCCaactccacctccacctcccCCTCCCACCTCCCACTCCCGgcgaagaagaggaaggaatCCCGACATTTCAGCACTCCACCGGAAGATCCGTTGGCTCCAATTGGcctcaccaccaccaccaccacctcctaCTGCTTGCCGGCTAAGAAGCGGGTGTGGGCCTTTCGTCCTGAATTTGAGTTTACGCCGCTCTCCCCTATCGACCTCAATGTGGAGTACAAGCCTCCTCTTGGTCatccccctcctcctcctcgtccgTGTGCGGATGATGAAGCAACACGAGCAGACCCCAAAATCATACGTGGAAAAG ATCAAGACCGAGGAGTAGTGAAAAAGGAGTGTTCTGCTTCAGTTTGTAGCGTAGATGAAGACGCCCGTGAGTTTGCCCCTCGAGAAGATGAGATCACCGAAGGAGAGGATAAGAATGATGCTACTGccaatgatgatgatgatgggaTCATCTGTGCAATTTGTCAGAGCACAGATGGAGACCCAAAAGATCCGATTGTGTTCTGCGACGGGTGTGATCTTATGGTGCACACTAGTTGCTATGGTAGCCCCCTTACACAGGGTATCCCTGAAGGTGATTGGTTCTGCAATCAGTGCTTAGCGGCCCCCAAGGGGCGTAACGCAGACACTTTCTTATGCTGCTTGTGTCCAACCAAGGGAGGCGCCCTGAAATCCACTGCCGATGGTCGGTGGGCCCATGTAGTTTGCGCCCTCTTTGTTCCAGAAGTGTTCTTTCATGACTCGGAGGGAAGGGATGGGATTGATTGCTCTAAAGTCCCCGCTAGGAGGTGGGACCGGAGATGCTATGTTTGTGAAGGGACAAGCGGTTGTGCTCTTGACTGTTCAGAGCCCAAATGCCCTCTATCATTTCATGTGACTTGTGGGTTGAAGGAGGATCTGTGTATTGAGTACAAAGAAGGGAAGGGTAAGGGCGCTGTTGTTGCCGGtttttgcaagaggcacaccGAACTTTGGGAAAAG CAACAACAAACGGGAAAGTTCAAGATTGTAGCGCGGGAAGAGCAGCAATATAGCATTCCACGGGGGCCAAAGTTTAATGCTATGATGACATGA